GCACTCGTTGGTCATCACCTTCATGAAGTGCTCGACCCGGGTGAAGAAGTGCTCCATGCTGGTGCCGTCCACGGCCTTGGCCAGGGACCGCATGGGCTTGAACAGGAAGCCCTTGGTCTCGAACATGGCGTTGTGGAGCACCCGGAACATCTTGTAGCCCACCGGAGCCGCGGGCCGGTCCTTGGACCGGTCGGCCGGCTCCTCCTTGTTGAGGCCGGTCTCGGGGTCCTTCTCGAAGTAGTACCAGCCGCCGGGCTGGGGGAAGTCGAACTCCCGCACCAGGTCCTGCCAGTTGGGCGCGAGCTCCTCACCCTTCTCGATGATGAACTCCACGTCCTCGAACTTCATGCCGTGGCCGCCGATGTGCACGCCGGCGAACCCCATGCCCTTCATGAAGGCGTACATCTTGGCGGCCCGCAGCAGCCGCTCGGTCTTGCCCTTGTCCTTGGACCGCTCCACCTCGGCCGCGATCTCCTTGACCAGCTTGTCGGTCACCACGCACCCTGGGATGCCGTTGCGGTTCATCAGCCGGGCCGCGCCCAGGGGCAGCACGTACACGTTGCCGATCACCGGGATGTTGCCGTAGCCCAGGTGCCGGACCATCAGCAGGGCCTCGTGGAACTTGCGGGCGTCGTACCCCAGCTGGGTCACGATGAACTGGGCCCCGGACTCCAGCTTCTTCTTGAGCTTGTAGTACTGGCCCATCTGCTCGGACTCGAGCTTCTTGAAGGGGCTCACGGCCGCGCCGGCGAAGAAGTGGGTGGGCTTCAGGGTGGTGGAGCCCTTGAAGGTGGGGACCTCCAGGCCCTGGTTCAGGTCCGAGATGAGCCCCAGGAGCTGGGCTGGGTCCAGGTCGAATACGGGCTTGGCCCGGCCGCCAAACCCGCTGACCGGGTAGTCGCCGGTCATGATCAGCAGGTTGCGGACGTTCTCCCGCTCCAGGCCGTAGAGGAGCCCCTCGAGCTGGTTTCGGTTCTTGTCCTTGCAGGTGAAGTGGACCAGGGGCTCGATGCCGAGCTTGTTGATCTCGGCCCCGAGCATCTCGGCCGAGATCGCGGGGTTGCCGCCCGGGTTGTCCGTGATGGTGAGGGCGTGGACCTTGCCGCTCTTCGCGGCCTGCTCCGCGGACGCCATCACCACCTCCTGGGCCTTTTCGAAGGCCCCGCGGCCGGGAACGAGCTCCCAGGTCACGCTGAAGGTGTTTTGATCGAGGAGGGACTCCTGAAATCTGCTCACGAACTCGGCCACCGGTCTACCTCCTCCCCCTCCCAGGGGAAATGGGGATCGAAACAGGGAAATCGAGCGGCGCGGATTATAGGGGACCGATTTCGGGGAAGTCAACGAAGAGGCGGGAAAACCTGGGAAAATGAAACCCGGTTATCGGACGGCTGGGGTGGAGGGCGGATCGTGTTGGGTCACTCGCGGGCGAGGCGGGCCAGATCCTTGGCCACGGACCCCACGAGCCTGGCCACGACCCGATCGGCCGCGGTCTGGAACCCCTGGAGCGTGGCCGGGTCCACCGGAACCTCCCACTGCCCCGACCGGAACGATTCGAGCTCCCCGTCGGGGCCGATCAGGCTCCAGGTGGCGCCGAGGACCACCACCCCCCGGGACCGGTCCCAGTACAGGGCGTCCACCACCCCGGTGCACCTGAGATCCGGCGAAACCGGGGCCGGGGCCGCGAACGCCGCCTTGGCCGCACCGGAGCCTATGAGCCCCCGCCGCAGTGCGTCGGCCACCAGGGGCCCGGGCTCGGCGGCCCACCGCACCCGGGTGAGGAACCGGTATCCGGAGCCGCCCTCGGCCACGGCCACCCGGTCGGTGCGAAACGCCGGCGCCGTGGCGAAGGCGGCGATCTCCACCACTGTGTCCGTGGAGGCCGGGGATCCCGCAGCGACGTCGGGCGAGATCCCCAGGCGGACCACCGGCACGGCCGGCCGCCGCCACCCGGCGCAGCCGGACGAGAGGAATGTGAGGGCCAGGGCCAAGGCGAACAGGGCTCTCACGGCAGGTCCTCCTCGAGGGGGGTCTCCCATACGATGCGGGACGGGCTCTCCCCCAGGTCCCGGGCCACGGTCTCCAGCCGGCCGGCCGCGGCCTCGATCCGGGCCAGGGACCGGAGGGCGGCCGCGGCGGTGCGGCCGGCGTCGCCCTCGGCCGTCCGGGCCGCCGAGGCGACCTGGTCCGCGGCCCTGCCCAACCGGTCCGTCGCCCCGGCCAGGCCCGCCTCCAGCCGATCGAGGCGGGCCTTCAGGTCCAACGCTGCCACCTGCTCCTGCAGGGCCTGGGCGGCGAGCCGCACCTGCCGGGCCGACCCGGACAGGTCCGCCAGGGTCTGGGATAGGGCCGGGTCGGCCAGCAGGTCGTCCACCCGGCCGGCCGCCCGTTTCCAGGTGCCCACGGTCTGCTCCGCGCCGGCCAGGATCCGGTCGATCCTCGGGCCGGCCATCACCGCCTCCAGCCGGTCGGCCGCCCGCGCCAGGGCCTCGGCGGCCGCGGCCGCCTGCCGCGCGGCCTCGGGGATGCCCGAGCCGTTCACCAGGCGCCGCAGGTCGGCGATCAGCCCCGGCAGGTCTGCCGATCGGAGGTCCGCCACCAGGCCGGCCACGTCCGAGGCCAGGTGGGTCAGAAACGACGGGGCCGAGGGGATGTAGTCCGGCGGGGGGGGAAAGGGAAGGCTCGGTTCCGGCGACTCCAGGAGCTCCAGGTCCACGAACGCCGCGCCGGTGATGCCCACGGTGCCCAGCCGGGCCCGCATGCCCGGTCGAACCCGGAAGGTGGGGTCGATCTCGAGCCGCACCTCCACGTGCTCCCCGTCCGGGGCGACCCGGATCGCGCTCACCCGGCCCAGGGGGACCCCCCGGAACTTCACCGGCGAGCCCACGTCGAGCCCCTGCACGCTCTCGGCGAAATAGGTCACGTAGGTGCGGTACTCCTTCCACACCCGGCTGGCGCCCAGCCACAGCAGGGCGCCGGCCAGCAGCAGAAACCCCACGATCAGGAACAGCCCCACCTTGAACCGGGTGGACTCACTCGCCACGGGGGCCTCCTTTCTTCAACCCGTCGGGCCGGGGCGGCTCCCGCCGGAAAAAGGCGCGCACCGCCGGGTCCGGATGCTCGTCGCGCAGCCGGGCGGGAACCCCCTCGGCCCGGATGCCGGCCACCTCACGGTCGATCAGGACGCACCGGTCGGCCACCGCGAAGGTGCTGGCCAGGTCGTGGGTGACCAGGAGCACGGTGATGCCCAGATCCCGCCGCAGGCCCAGCACCAGTTCGTCCAGCTCCGCCGCGGTGACCGGGTCGAGGCCGGAAGAGGGCTCGTCCAAGACCAGGATCGGCGGGTCCAGGGCCATGGCCCGGGCCACACCGGCCCGCTTGCGCATGCCCCCCGAGATCTCGTTGGGAAACCGGGACTCCGCCTCGGCCAGCCCCACCTGGGAGAGCTTGAGGCACGCCAGGATCCGGGCCGTGGACTCGGGCAGGTCCGTCTGGGCCCGGATGGGCAGCATCACGTTCTCGGCCAGGGTCAGGTCGGCCAGCAGGGCCCCGGTCTGGAACAGGACCCCCAGGCGCCGGGACACCTGGGCCCACCGGTCCGGAGAGCTGCGGGTCATCGACACCCCTGCGATCTCCAGGTCTCCGGCCAGGGGCGGCAGGATGCCGATCAGGGTCTTCAGGATCGTGGTCTTGCCGGAGCCGCTTCCGCCCAGGATCGCAAAGATCTCCCGGGGCCGCACCTCGAAGCTGAGGTTCCGCAGGACGGGCTGGCCGTCGTAGCCCACGCTCAGGTTCGTCGCCTTGAGGACCGGGGCCGGCTTCATGGTCAGAACGGGAGGTACGCCAGGATCACGGCGAACAGGGAGTCCAGAAGGATCACCAGGAAGATGCCGGTGACCACGGCCGAGGTGGCGGCCCGGCCCACGGCGTTGGCACCCCCGCGCACGCCGAGCCCCTTGAAGCAGCCCACGGCCGCGGCCACGGTGCCGAACACGCATCCCTTGGCCACCCCCACGATCAGGTGCTGCAGGGTCAGCACGGCCCGCGTCTCCTCCAGGTACTGGGCCGCCGTGAGGTCCATGGCGAACACCCCCACCGCGAGCCCGCCGAGCACCCCGGCCAGGTCGGAGATCAGGATCAGCACCGGCATCGACACCGCCACGGCCGCCACCCGGGGCACCGCCAGGAATTCCACCGGGTCGAACCCCATGGTGGTGAGGGCGTCCACCTCCTCGTCCACCACCATGGCCCCCAGCTCGGCCGCATACCCGCTGCCGGAGCGGCCGGCCACCAGGATCGAGGTGATCACCGGGCCCAGCTCCCGCACGATGGCCAGGGCCACCATGTCGGCCACCAGCAGCTGGGCTCCGTAGGGCTTGAGCTGGAGTGAGCCCAGGAACCCCAGGATCAGCCCCAGCAGGGCCGCGCTCAGGGCCACGATGGGCACGGCGTCCACCCCGGCCCGGTCCACGAATCGCAGCATCTCCGCGAGCCGAAGCCGTGACCGCAGCAGGCACGAGAACGAGCACAGGAACAGCCCACCGGCGAAGGAGAACAGCCGGCGCATCTCGGTCAGCAGGTACAGGGCGTTCGTGCCCACCTGGAGCACCAGCCCGGGCTGGGGAGGGCGGCCGGGCAGCCTGCGGCAGGCCAAGTCCTCCCAGTCCACGGCCGAGAGCATGGCGGCCACGGAGCCCTGGGCGCCGGTGATCCGGAGCCGCCGTCCCCGGGGCCGGAGCTCCCGGTCGAGCTCCACCAGCACGGCCAGCGCCGCGGTGCCGAGGTGGGTCACGGTCGACAGGTCGAGCACCAGATCTTCGGAGCCCGTGCGGGCGTGCCGCCGGAGCGCCGTGCGCAGCTCGGCAGCCCGGTCGGCCGACAGCCGGCCTTCGATCGCCAGGGGGGCGGCGTCACGCTGCCCGGACGGGGAAACTCCGAGTCGGCCCATGGGTTGCCTCCGCGGTCGGCGTGCCAGTCTATCACATCCGCGGGCGCCGGCCCCCTGGCGGCGGAAACTCCCCGGCTCGGATCGCGGTTCCCCGCACGAGGGGTGCCAGCACCCGGCACAGGTCCGCGAAGGAATAGGGCTTGGAGACCGCCGCGTCGAACCCGTACTCCTGGGGATTGGCGATCGCCGGGGCCTCGGCGTACCCGCTGGCCGCCACGATCGGAACGGTCGGGTCCAGCTCGCGGATCCGCCGGCCGGCCTCCAGGCCACCCATGCCGCCGCGCACCGTGAGGTCCAGGACGATCGCCCGGTAGGGGCGGCCCTCTTCTTGGGCGCTCCGGAACGCGGCGACCGCCTGCTCCCCGTCCTCCACCACACGGGGGCGGGCTCCGCACGACTCCAGGTTCTCCTGGAGGATCTCCCGGAGCAGCGGATCGTCGTCCATCGCCAGGATCCGAAGGCCGGACACCACCTTCTCGGGCGACATGCCCTGGGCCGCCCCCTGCTCCGGCCGGGCCGAAGGGGCCGCCGGAAGGTAGACGGAGAAGGTGGCCCCGGCGCCTTCCCGGGACTCCACCTGGATCGTGCCGCCGTGGCGCCGGACTACCGAGTAGGAGGTGGCCAGCCCCAGGCCGGTGCCGTCTTGCTTGGTGGTGAAGTAGGGGTCGAAGATCCGGCGCAGGTGCTCCGGGGGAATGCCGCAGCCCTCGTCGGCCACGGTGATCCGCACGTAGCCCGCGGGGCTACGCCGGGGTTCCACAACGCCGGGGGCGGTCTCCACGTTCTCGGCTCGCACCCGCAGCCGCCCCCCCTCGGGCATGGCCTGCCGGGCGTTCACCACCAGGTTGGTGACGACCTGGTGGATCTGCTCCACGTCGGCGTCCACCGGCTTGAGGTCGGGGGCCAACCAGATCTCTGCCGTGACCGCGGAGCCTGCCAAGGGGAACCGCACCCAGTCCTCGAGCAGGGGCCCCAGTTGGACCCTCTCCCGCACCGGCTCACCGCCCCGGGCAAAGGTGAGGAGCTGGCGTGCCACGCCGGAGGCCCTGCGGCAGGCGTCCTGGGCCCGCCGTAGGGGTCCCAGGGCCCGCTCGGGAGACGTGGGGAGCCGGCGCTCCGCCAGCTCGAGGTTTCCGGAGATGCCCATGAGCAGGTTGTTGAAGTCGTGGGCGAGCCCCCCGGCGAACACCCCCAGGGCCTCCACGTGCTCGGACCGGACTCGCTCGCGCTCCAGGGCCCTGGCGTCGGTCACGTCGCGCATCACGATCACGGCCCCGGTGGCCGAAGGGGGGTCGGGCCGGAGGGCAAGGACCCGGGCGTCCACCTCGCGCCGGCCCCCGCCCCGGGGTTCCACGCAGCCCTCCCCGGCCCAGGGTTTCCCGCCGGCGAGCACGGCTTGCACCGCCTCGGCGAGCGAAAACCCCTCGCAAGGGGGAACCACCTCCTCGAGGGGCCGGCCCCTGGCGCGCTCTGCGGACCATCCGGTGACCCGCTCGGCCGCCGCGTTGAGGAAGGTGACGCAGGCCTCGCCGTCCACCGCGATCACGGCGTCGGACATGGTGCCGAGCAGGGTGTTCAGGTTCGCCCTTTCCCGGGCGAGCCGCTCCTCCGCCCGTTTCTGCCGGGTGATGTCCCGGGCCACGTACACCCAGCCCCGGTCCGACTCCCGCGTCCCCAGGGACACCGGCGTGGCCGACACGAGGAACACGCCCCCCAGCCGGGAGCTTCGCCACTCGCCCTCACCCCTGCCCGAGGCCGTCCGTTCCATCTCGGCCAGGCCCGCTTCCTCCATGCCCAGGCCGACCACCTCGGCGGGGGAGCGGCCGAGCCGCCGCGCCAGGGGCCGGTTCACCCGCCGGATCCTCCGGTCCGGCCCCACGACCGCAACGAGGTCGGGCACGGCGTCGAACGTGGCCTCCCACTCGGCCTTGGCCCGGGCCAGCGAAGCGAGCAGTTGGGCCCGCTCGGTGATGTCCCGGCCGACGGTCACGGCTCCGAGCGTCTGGCCGGCAGGGTCCTTGAGGGGCGCCACGAGGACCTCCAGGGTCGTGACCCCTCCCCCCGGGTCGGGCAGGTCCCTCACCACCCGGACCGTCGCGCCGGTCTCCATGGCGTCGGCCACCGGGCAGGCCCGCTCGCCCGCCCGGCACGGGACCCCGATGTTCTCGTGGAGCTCGCGGCAGCTCACGGCTCCTTCCGGACCGTTCACGTCGAATCCTGCCGCCCGGTTCCCCTGGATCACCCGGAGTTGCGGGTCCACCACCAGCACCCGGTCGGGCACCGTATCGAGCACGGTCCGCAAGAACCTTCGGGCCTGCTCGGCCCGGTGGTGCTCCCTCTCCAGGTACGCGATCAACAGCCCGACGGCCGTGACCAGGCTGAACGCCGCCCCCAGGGTGTACCCCCAGGGCGCCGCAGCCGGCAGGCGGGCCAGGAACGGGTAGTCCCACTTGTGCAGGCCCCAGAGCACGAACACGGCTCCGGTGAACCGCACGGCCGAGCCTGCCCGTGGGAACTGCTTCCCGCTCGCCAGGAGCACCCGGCCGGCCTCCAGGTTGGCGAACCCCAGGAACAGGAAGGTGGGGGCGGTGTACACCATGAACGGCGCCTTCCAGAGCGGCCCGGCGGCGACCCATGCGGACAGGGCCGCCGCCGTCAGGGCCCATCCCCCGGCCAGGCACCTGTCGGCGAACACCCGGGCCCCGCCGAGCAGGAGGTAGCCGCTCCACAGGGCGCAGAGCTGGTTCGCCACCTGCCACGGGGCGCGGGGGGCGCCCAGGGCGATGGGGACCATCGCCGCGAACCTCGCCGTGTACAACAGCCAGCCCCAGGTCCAGAGCCGGAGAAACGCCTCGCGGTACGCGCGGGTGAGGTATCCGTAGACCCCCACGAGGATCAGGGATCCCAGCAAGGGGGGGATGATCCAGAACAGCGACACCCGAAAACCTCCTGCGTTCGACCTCCCCCCCGAGGCCCCTCTTTCTCCCCCTTCCTTTTCGGGTTTGGATCGGCCGAACCCGGCGCAACCTTGACGGGGGCGGGGGGGAGGCGCCCCCAAACTTCCCACGCTCCCCTCCTGGGAGCGCGGGGCCGAAACCGTGTACAATGACCGCACCGAGTACGCACAAGCGGCGAAGTTCGCACCAAGATCCGACGACCAGCAACCAACCCCCGGAGTCCCCATGTTCGCCCGGCTCGTTCTTTTGTTCACCCTGGTCCCGGCCCTGGAGATCTACCTGCTGATCAAGGTGGGCGCCGGGATCGGGGCCATGAACACGATCCTCCTGATCATCGCCACCGGGGTGGTGGGGGCCCACTACGCCCGGCTCCAGGGGTTCTACGTGCTGCGGCGGCTGGAGGCCAGCCTGGCCGAGGGCCGGTTGCCCGCCGGAGAGATCCTGGAGGGGGCCATGCTGCTCGTGGGCGGGGCCCTGCTGATCACCCCCGGGTTCCTCACCGACCTCGTGGGCTTCAGCCTGGTGTTCCCCCTGACCCGGGAGTGGTGGCGCCGCCGCCTGGTGGAGTGGCTCCGCCGCAGGCTGGAGCGCGGCGAGATCGTGATCGTGCGCCGTCGGGGTCCGTGGGACGGGGGCCCGTAGCGAGCCGCGACAGAATAGGCACGCTTCATCGGGGGTCGGGGCAAGGGGCCTGGTTCCGGCCGTGCGTGAGTGCAGCATCCGACTTGCGCTGCATCCGGCACTCAGCCCGAAATGCCCCGGGAGCGGTGGTGGGACAGGTTCTGGAAACGCAATCTAGGCCCATCGACAAGGCGGGCATCGGCTGAGTGCCGGATGCAGCGACTGTAGGAGCCATGCACGGCTCTCCACCAGGCCCCTTGCCCCGACCGGCAATGCTCGCCCCGTCCCATACGCGAAGTCTGCGTTCTGCAAGCAGGCCTCGGCGGAGCCTACCGGAGCTGAATTTTGCACCCTATAGCACAAACCCATGCGCCCCAGCTTTTGTGATCGAGTGTTCGTGTACGGCACCCTGAAGCAGGGGGGGATCTACCACTCCCTCATCGCTCCCCACCTGCTCGAGGTGCAGGAGGGGTGGGTGCCCGGCGTTCTCGTGGACCTGGGGACGTACCCGGGCTGGGTCCCAGGGCCGGGCCGGGTGTGGGGGGAGGTGGTGCGGGTCGCACCGGTGGTCGAGGCCCTGGCCAAGTTGGACGAGTTGGAGGACTACCACGGCCCGGGCCGGCCCGAGAACCTGTACGAGCGGGTCTTGGTGAAAGTGGAAACGGCGACAGCCCCGGTGGAGGCATGGGCCTACCGCTACCTGGGCCCCACCGAGGGCCGCCCGGCGGTGCCCGGGGGGCGGTGGCCGGTGGGGTGACGAGGCCGTTCCACCCCTTGGGCTCTTGGTTGTCCGGGGGCATCGGTTCCCGTATCATCGTGAACCGCCGTTCAGAGAGGGGTGGGAACCGACGGCGGCCGCGGGGGGGATCGGAACCGTAACGGCCACCCAAGGCGCCCTCGGGCGCGGGGTGGCCGTTTTCCTCCAGGAGCCTCTCCTTGTGAACCCCATCACCGGAGAACGCGGGTGAGCGAAGCCGAAGTCCCGAACCACAACCACAGGAGCCGGGTGGCGAGCGTGGTCTCGTGGGCCGTGACCCTGTTCCTGGTGGGGTTGGTGGTGCTGGTGGTGGTGTACGGGGTGACCCGGCCCAAGCCGCCCGCGCCCCAGCCCGTGGCCCACGTGGCCAACGTGGAGGTGCGCACCGTGCGGCCGCGGCCCTACGAGGAGCGGCTGGACCTGCCGGCCCGCCTGGTGGCCCAACGGGAGGCCGGCGTGGCGCCGGAGTTCGGCGGCCGGCTCCGGCGGTGGC
This is a stretch of genomic DNA from Deferrisoma camini S3R1. It encodes these proteins:
- a CDS encoding ABC-type transport auxiliary lipoprotein family protein, producing MRALFALALALTFLSSGCAGWRRPAVPVVRLGISPDVAAGSPASTDTVVEIAAFATAPAFRTDRVAVAEGGSGYRFLTRVRWAAEPGPLVADALRRGLIGSGAAKAAFAAPAPVSPDLRCTGVVDALYWDRSRGVVVLGATWSLIGPDGELESFRSGQWEVPVDPATLQGFQTAADRVVARLVGSVAKDLARLARE
- a CDS encoding ABC transporter ATP-binding protein, encoding MKPAPVLKATNLSVGYDGQPVLRNLSFEVRPREIFAILGGSGSGKTTILKTLIGILPPLAGDLEIAGVSMTRSSPDRWAQVSRRLGVLFQTGALLADLTLAENVMLPIRAQTDLPESTARILACLKLSQVGLAEAESRFPNEISGGMRKRAGVARAMALDPPILVLDEPSSGLDPVTAAELDELVLGLRRDLGITVLLVTHDLASTFAVADRCVLIDREVAGIRAEGVPARLRDEHPDPAVRAFFRREPPRPDGLKKGGPRGE
- a CDS encoding gamma-glutamylcyclotransferase family protein — protein: MRPSFCDRVFVYGTLKQGGIYHSLIAPHLLEVQEGWVPGVLVDLGTYPGWVPGPGRVWGEVVRVAPVVEALAKLDELEDYHGPGRPENLYERVLVKVETATAPVEAWAYRYLGPTEGRPAVPGGRWPVG
- a CDS encoding ABC transporter permease, which codes for MGRLGVSPSGQRDAAPLAIEGRLSADRAAELRTALRRHARTGSEDLVLDLSTVTHLGTAALAVLVELDRELRPRGRRLRITGAQGSVAAMLSAVDWEDLACRRLPGRPPQPGLVLQVGTNALYLLTEMRRLFSFAGGLFLCSFSCLLRSRLRLAEMLRFVDRAGVDAVPIVALSAALLGLILGFLGSLQLKPYGAQLLVADMVALAIVRELGPVITSILVAGRSGSGYAAELGAMVVDEEVDALTTMGFDPVEFLAVPRVAAVAVSMPVLILISDLAGVLGGLAVGVFAMDLTAAQYLEETRAVLTLQHLIVGVAKGCVFGTVAAAVGCFKGLGVRGGANAVGRAATSAVVTGIFLVILLDSLFAVILAYLPF
- a CDS encoding PAS domain-containing protein, which translates into the protein MSLFWIIPPLLGSLILVGVYGYLTRAYREAFLRLWTWGWLLYTARFAAMVPIALGAPRAPWQVANQLCALWSGYLLLGGARVFADRCLAGGWALTAAALSAWVAAGPLWKAPFMVYTAPTFLFLGFANLEAGRVLLASGKQFPRAGSAVRFTGAVFVLWGLHKWDYPFLARLPAAAPWGYTLGAAFSLVTAVGLLIAYLEREHHRAEQARRFLRTVLDTVPDRVLVVDPQLRVIQGNRAAGFDVNGPEGAVSCRELHENIGVPCRAGERACPVADAMETGATVRVVRDLPDPGGGVTTLEVLVAPLKDPAGQTLGAVTVGRDITERAQLLASLARAKAEWEATFDAVPDLVAVVGPDRRIRRVNRPLARRLGRSPAEVVGLGMEEAGLAEMERTASGRGEGEWRSSRLGGVFLVSATPVSLGTRESDRGWVYVARDITRQKRAEERLARERANLNTLLGTMSDAVIAVDGEACVTFLNAAAERVTGWSAERARGRPLEEVVPPCEGFSLAEAVQAVLAGGKPWAGEGCVEPRGGGRREVDARVLALRPDPPSATGAVIVMRDVTDARALERERVRSEHVEALGVFAGGLAHDFNNLLMGISGNLELAERRLPTSPERALGPLRRAQDACRRASGVARQLLTFARGGEPVRERVQLGPLLEDWVRFPLAGSAVTAEIWLAPDLKPVDADVEQIHQVVTNLVVNARQAMPEGGRLRVRAENVETAPGVVEPRRSPAGYVRITVADEGCGIPPEHLRRIFDPYFTTKQDGTGLGLATSYSVVRRHGGTIQVESREGAGATFSVYLPAAPSARPEQGAAQGMSPEKVVSGLRILAMDDDPLLREILQENLESCGARPRVVEDGEQAVAAFRSAQEEGRPYRAIVLDLTVRGGMGGLEAGRRIRELDPTVPIVAASGYAEAPAIANPQEYGFDAAVSKPYSFADLCRVLAPLVRGTAIRAGEFPPPGGRRPRM
- a CDS encoding methylenetetrahydrofolate reductase C-terminal domain-containing protein, whose protein sequence is MAEFVSRFQESLLDQNTFSVTWELVPGRGAFEKAQEVVMASAEQAAKSGKVHALTITDNPGGNPAISAEMLGAEINKLGIEPLVHFTCKDKNRNQLEGLLYGLERENVRNLLIMTGDYPVSGFGGRAKPVFDLDPAQLLGLISDLNQGLEVPTFKGSTTLKPTHFFAGAAVSPFKKLESEQMGQYYKLKKKLESGAQFIVTQLGYDARKFHEALLMVRHLGYGNIPVIGNVYVLPLGAARLMNRNGIPGCVVTDKLVKEIAAEVERSKDKGKTERLLRAAKMYAFMKGMGFAGVHIGGHGMKFEDVEFIIEKGEELAPNWQDLVREFDFPQPGGWYYFEKDPETGLNKEEPADRSKDRPAAPVGYKMFRVLHNAMFETKGFLFKPMRSLAKAVDGTSMEHFFTRVEHFMKVMTNECMHCGDCALFDIAYLCPMSQCPKGQRNGPCGGSFEGWCEVYPNKKQCIYVRAYPRLKSHGAEDTLGAYMIPPVNYDLRFTSSWLNFYLGRDHTAKRLGIKPPAKK
- a CDS encoding FxsA family protein; the protein is MFARLVLLFTLVPALEIYLLIKVGAGIGAMNTILLIIATGVVGAHYARLQGFYVLRRLEASLAEGRLPAGEILEGAMLLVGGALLITPGFLTDLVGFSLVFPLTREWWRRRLVEWLRRRLERGEIVIVRRRGPWDGGP
- a CDS encoding MlaD family protein, with translation MASESTRFKVGLFLIVGFLLLAGALLWLGASRVWKEYRTYVTYFAESVQGLDVGSPVKFRGVPLGRVSAIRVAPDGEHVEVRLEIDPTFRVRPGMRARLGTVGITGAAFVDLELLESPEPSLPFPPPPDYIPSAPSFLTHLASDVAGLVADLRSADLPGLIADLRRLVNGSGIPEAARQAAAAAEALARAADRLEAVMAGPRIDRILAGAEQTVGTWKRAAGRVDDLLADPALSQTLADLSGSARQVRLAAQALQEQVAALDLKARLDRLEAGLAGATDRLGRAADQVASAARTAEGDAGRTAAAALRSLARIEAAAGRLETVARDLGESPSRIVWETPLEEDLP